TCAACCCCAGCTGCTTTCTTTATAACTGCATTCACCAGTCACATGAGCTCTGGTGGCCTTGATGAGTCTTGCCTTTGTCTTCCTCCAGGTACATCGAAGCCATTCGCAGACTGAAATCCCAGGGGAAGACTCTGTCTCGCACTGTCCACATGATGTTTGTTCCAGGTGCGTTCCACCTCACTGCTAAAGCCAGCCCTCAGTAGATGTTATTGGTTAATCAAGCTGCTGTTTAGTCTGTTATTGGTTAATCTGTCTGTCAGCTGGTTTGTGAATGGTTAATCGTTCTCTCAACTAGTCTTTTTATTGATCCACCCATTTCTAAACAGCACATTTTTAAATTCCAACAATTGAAGTAGCGTTCAAGAGCTTTTGCCTTTCCTAAGCTGCAAGTGCAGGGCTATATCAGAGCCGAGACCCCTGAACTAGTTTCTTGCTTTCATCCGGCTGCAGGAGATCAGCATGAACATTACAAAGGGGCCCAAGCATTTTGTTCTGATTTTGTTCTCAAGTTCCTGTGTGTTGATTCTGCCCTCCTGCTTTCAGATGAGGAGGTAGGAGGTCAGAAAGGGATGGAGAAATTTGTGGAGCATCCTGAATTTAAGAAGCTGAATATTGGCTTTGCACTGGATGAAGgtgacattatttttttttcccatgttcTTGTTCTTGTTGCTTGACATCCAAAGCAAATCGCATTgcatgtacataaaatataaacttaatCACATAACTTAATCACATCTGCCAAAAACCTTGTGGTTGAAGTCTGACTACATAGAACCTTCCTGTCACATTAACGTTTAGATTTTAACCCTTTCATCAGAAGAGAACATTGTCTTCCATGTCCTTCCAGGTTTGGCTAATCCTGGGGAGTCATTCACTGTGTTTTATGGAGAGAAAAATCCATGGTGTAAGTGTCGGTCTGTGTGATACACGGACACTCGTACCTTTTCCAAGTCCATTCATGCCATCAGTGTCATTATAAATAACTTAAGCCAATTTAGTGACATTTTAGCGTTATAAATGATGAAAGAAATTGAACAAATGTAGTATTTCTGGTATTTGACAGACATCAAAGTCTCCTCATTGTAATGCAGCCGGCAGATTGCTGATGGGATATGACATTTTGCTTGTGTTCCTCTTATCACACACACTGCGGAGAACTGGAGGGTCTGTAGGATGTTAGTTGTTCAGTCGTTTTTCCCCGTTTTTATGTACAGCATGTATCACGAGGCCTGTCTTATGATCCTGCTGTCTCACCACGTACACACACCCACGCGGAGCCTGCGCTCACGCTTGGTTTGGCCTTTTCTGGTCCCTCCAGGGATTACCGTGACGTGTCCAGGGAACCCAGGCCACGGATCCAGGTTTGTGGAGAACACGGCAGCTGAGAAACTGGTGAGTCCCAGAAGACGAGGAGTAGGAGGATGATGGCGGCCTTCACGGATCCAATAAAACTTGAAAGCTGCCTGAGTGTCAGTCAGACTCATTGTTCCACTGTGTCTCTCCTCAGCGCCGAGTAATCAACACCTTCCTAGATTTTAGAGAAACGGAGAAGAAGCGGTGAGCTCCCCCTTGTGTCTCTTTGTAAGACGAAAGCTGGGTACACACAATGTCAACAGCAAAAAACTAGCGCCAACGAAGGCTGGCGAATGGTTGGCTCTTGTTGATTGTGAAAATTTGCTCTGAAACACACTGGCACAACTAGAGGTGACTTTATACAGCCCTATCAGAGAGCTCAGTATTACCAACTAGCTTCGATGCCAATTCAACATGCTGGAACGGTCAAAATGGCGCCAACGGTGACTGACCATATCTGGCTGTGCCGCACACAGGCGCAAACTAGACAGTCACTGACTCTCTCTGGTAGACTGACAGCTTTTGATGGCTGAAAATTGGCTTAGTGTGTTTCAGGGTTAAGGATAAGAGTATGGCAACATTGCCATTAAAGCTTGTGTCTGGTGGTGGCAGGAGTAAAAGCTGGCTTATTGGCTAACCTTGTGAACCAGGGGTTCTCAACATTTCTTAAACTAACGACCCCTAGAGGACCCCTCTGGCACTAATGTGTGCTTAATCGTTACATGATATTTTGTCAGTTCCTGGACAGTCTCTGCAGGTCCCCTGCAGTGGCTGACAAGTTCCTCAGGCTGAAGATCCCTGTTTTAGAACTGCCTCTCTCACTGGATGCTGTTTAGAGTATAGGTCAGCACTGTGTCTCCCTCATAGGCTTAACACCAGTGAGTGCTTCACTCTGGGTGACGTCACCACCGTCAATATGACCATGGTGAAAGGTGGCTTGACCTATAACATGGTGCCTGCCGAAATGGATGTCAGCTTCGACCTGCGCATCCCCCCCACTGTGAACCTGCAGGTGCGAGTGAGCCTGATGTGCCTTTTCGGTAACATACATCCGAACTATCCATACGCCATCCAACTGTACATCTTTAATAGTTCTTCTTTCCTCTTCCTGCTGGTTCATCCACCATCTTCTCTTCCAGGAATTTGAAGAACGGATTAAGCAGTGGTGCAAGGAAGCCGGAGATGGTGTGTCATACAAGTTTGCTCAGGTTAGTCAGAAGCcaaccaaccatccatccatccatccagtcatccactcaccatctgtccatccatcctctaactgCATATCTTGGACAGGATGCTCACGTGATGTGGATCCTTCTGATACTTAATTTTTCTTCTCTTTATCTTTATAGTATTTCTAATTTCAGTGGTTTTGGTCCAGTTACTGGTGCACCATAGTACTATCGTCTATTGTGCATCTTTTTAATAATGATCACAACATACAATTACTCCTCCATGGAGTTAGTTTACGGTGACTACACCCTAAGTCGATTTAGTTGTGAGTCAAACATTATAAAGTATGGAAGTGCAAGCAAGTCTTATTACCAGAACTACTACTTTTTCTTTTGCTTGCCATCTTCTCAGCAAAGACACAGTATCCAGCAAACAGACATAAGCACTCCGGACACTTTTATCTGTGTACGTACACCGACACCCACAAACCAAATGATGTAAACAAAGCTGCCAGTATCCATTACCACTGCCAGTAGGTAACCATTTAATCAAACCACATACCAAGTAACTAGCATTAGTCCGAAGGACTCACCTCCGTGACTTGAAAATAATTAAGGATAATGGGATGTTGATTGTAAGTATGAATAGTTGCACGTCACATACAGCTgttaaaaaaattgagaccacaacacaattttcagtttcactcactTCTCGATTTATGGGTGTGCTTCTTCTGTGGGAggagaaaaaatatttatttatttatttgcttgctAACTGTAGCCTCCCGTTTCTCATTattgaagggcttcttccttgctttatgagacctgcttctaggagcctgatacacactgtcctagcagtgtACTTCACACCTGCACCGTTTCCCATTCCTTATGAAGGTCACTcgatgtcatcctctgattcatgagaaactgttggataagttgatggtcatctttggcattagaaagttgtttctgccctttacctggtttctggtcgttcccagtgtctcctgcttcaccttgttcttatgtactgccgtcttagaaattttgaacctggaagtaACCTGCCGCTCAGCGTAGCcatgattaaaccaggatttaaaaatgcagatttgttcgAAAAATACAGAGTGGTCTCTGAGCTGTATATTGAACTTTGAGGTGAACCTGTATTAACATTTTTAGAATTGGGCCCGTGCCAAAAGCAGCCCCAGAGTGCTTAACATATACGACTGTTATGAATAGACTTAACGGTCAAGAGCATCCAAAACCAGCTTGTAAAATGAGTGTGGAGGAAGCCAGGAGACCTGAGAAGACCCATGTCAGGCCCTTAAAAGAGAAAAGTAAACCTGAGCCTGGATGACCAGCTGTTCTGACCTTATAAAATGGCGGTAGGTTATGCTCCAGCTTAATTGATGGTTTCTGAAGAAGCTGTTCCGGGCTGGTTGCCCACTCGTGTACTGGGGGTCAGCCAGTGGTAGCGTAGCATCTGCTGTCTGGCTCAAGGATGGTCCCAAAGACTCGCACGTCTCTCTCAGCCAAGTAGAAGGGCAGTTAGGATTTAGTGGTTATCATACAGTTACTGTGCCTCCTCCAAACGGGTCGACATTCTGTTTGGGTCAGAGTGGACTCAGCCTACATTGAGGTATTCATTCCCCTTACCTAGAAACACATGAACCAGTCTGTGACCTCCACGGCAGACAGCGACCCCTGGTGGAATGCCTTCAGCATGACATGCAAAGCCATGTGAGTGTCAAGCCTCCTTAGTCTTCTGCCCCAGTTCGCTGTTCAATTGATCAGTATTATCATGAATATATTACAGTTTACATGCAGTCCAGTTCACTCTGTAGTGCTGTATTTAATGTAGGGCTGTCACTATCGATTATATTAAATTGAGTAATTACCGATTAATCTGACGATTCATCGAGTAATCGTTTTATATAATATCACGAGGCAGGAATCAACCAACCACTGCAGGGTGCACACTCAGTGACACATACGGTCACTTTAAGCACACTAATTCAATtaagttgcatgtttttggacagtggaaggAAACCGTAGGATCTGCATGAAAGCCACCACGCAGGgtgagcatgcaaactccacacacacacaggagtgGTGTGCAGTAAGATCACCACGCCACGCCATTTTGCCGCCCTGACAGGCTTGCACGATGCGTGATTTTAATATCAACATGGCATTTCATGCCCATGCAACTGTCACATCTCCAGAACCGCAATTGTTTGCTGGGTTCAAGCTTCAATAAGCGCTAAAACTGTTTTTTAACGAAACCCGGtaagctttattttattttaatgatggttTCTTTTCAAAATGATCTAGTATATGTTGATGAAATAAAATCAGTCTATAGTTCACCGCCACTACTTTTGCATGAGTTCTGCATGTATCTTATGTATTACAGGGCCGCCAACCCTCACATATCTCTCGtaacactcacgctttcagactctcacgctcgcgcaagaaatcttacCGAAAATTtctattattccattataaacctaaatttTGCCTAAATTTAATTTGTTGGTGTAGTACAGAATATTcgtaaggtaataaaactgttacatacatataaatgcatgtgtagacttgtctcgaattgaaaatctcacgccagccagctgactaaAGTTGACCACCATGTGTT
This genomic interval from Paramormyrops kingsleyae isolate MSU_618 chromosome 8, PKINGS_0.4, whole genome shotgun sequence contains the following:
- the LOC111860026 gene encoding aminoacylase-1; translation: MLPDKDEPSGVGGGQAGPVRSEDPAVTLFRQYLRLRTVHPEPDYDAALQFLDRIALELGLPIKKVEVCPGRVIAIITWTGANPALKSILLNSHTDVVPVYQEHWKYDAFAAIKDEDGNIYGRGTQDMKCVTIQYIEAIRRLKSQGKTLSRTVHMMFVPDEEVGGQKGMEKFVEHPEFKKLNIGFALDEGLANPGESFTVFYGEKNPWWITVTCPGNPGHGSRFVENTAAEKLRRVINTFLDFRETEKKRLNTSECFTLGDVTTVNMTMVKGGLTYNMVPAEMDVSFDLRIPPTVNLQEFEERIKQWCKEAGDGVSYKFAQKHMNQSVTSTADSDPWWNAFSMTCKAMNMKLKTEIFPAATDSRFIRAVGLPAIGFSPMNHTPILLHDHNEFLNEDVFLRGIQVYEQLVASLASVPRLVGEA